In Parasteatoda tepidariorum isolate YZ-2023 chromosome 2, CAS_Ptep_4.0, whole genome shotgun sequence, one DNA window encodes the following:
- the LOC107436934 gene encoding uncharacterized protein isoform X2 — protein sequence MWHNKIRRLISATCVAVLLISNNADASPFGGLRAGNIGDLLTPIVIGAILGGARHRLKAQKEQDGANQQPLPSAQHHHPYYTPLPWYPNPFQQHPLLQAQASFMLPAIHHEEMIHPQAPFYPDMSSLLLQLNREQAYPPMASHMAPTIFDRNALQGLNGMDFPALESLQSWQRGPNVNLPNNPMDLADLLDSIDNIGNQQ from the exons ATGTGGCACAACAAAATTCGCCGTTTAATCTCTGCAACTTGTGTGGCAGTTCTTTTAATATCTAACAATGCTGATGCATCGCCATTTGGAGGCCTACGTGCTGGAAATATAGGTGACTTACTCACACCTATTGTAATTGGTGCGATCTTAGGTGGAGCTCGTCACAGATTAAAGGCGCAGAAAGAACAAGATGGAGCAAATCAACAGCCATTGCCAAGCGCCCAACATCATCACCCATATTACACGCCCTTGCCTTGGTATCCAAATCCATTTCAACAGCACCCTTTATTGCAAGCGCAAGCATCATTCATGTTGCCAGCCATCCACCATGAGGAAATGATTCATCCTCAAGCTCCCTTTTACCCTGACATGTCATCCTTACTTCTGCAATTAAATCGGGAGCAAGCTTACCCCCCTATGGCTTCCCATATGGCACCAACAA TTTTTGATCGCAACGCATTGCAAGGACTTAATGGAATGGATTTTCCAGCTCTAGAGAGTTTACAGTCTTGGCAAAGGGGGCCGAACGTGAACTTGCCAAATAACCCTATGGATTTGGCTGATTTGTTAGATAGTATAGATAATATTGGAAATCAACAATGA
- the LOC107436934 gene encoding uncharacterized protein isoform X1 — MKSKNNKTIGIKAITTMWHNKIRRLISATCVAVLLISNNADASPFGGLRAGNIGDLLTPIVIGAILGGARHRLKAQKEQDGANQQPLPSAQHHHPYYTPLPWYPNPFQQHPLLQAQASFMLPAIHHEEMIHPQAPFYPDMSSLLLQLNREQAYPPMASHMAPTIFDRNALQGLNGMDFPALESLQSWQRGPNVNLPNNPMDLADLLDSIDNIGNQQ, encoded by the exons ATGAAGTCAAAGAATAATAAGACAATAGGCATAAAAGCAATAA CTACAATGTGGCACAACAAAATTCGCCGTTTAATCTCTGCAACTTGTGTGGCAGTTCTTTTAATATCTAACAATGCTGATGCATCGCCATTTGGAGGCCTACGTGCTGGAAATATAGGTGACTTACTCACACCTATTGTAATTGGTGCGATCTTAGGTGGAGCTCGTCACAGATTAAAGGCGCAGAAAGAACAAGATGGAGCAAATCAACAGCCATTGCCAAGCGCCCAACATCATCACCCATATTACACGCCCTTGCCTTGGTATCCAAATCCATTTCAACAGCACCCTTTATTGCAAGCGCAAGCATCATTCATGTTGCCAGCCATCCACCATGAGGAAATGATTCATCCTCAAGCTCCCTTTTACCCTGACATGTCATCCTTACTTCTGCAATTAAATCGGGAGCAAGCTTACCCCCCTATGGCTTCCCATATGGCACCAACAA TTTTTGATCGCAACGCATTGCAAGGACTTAATGGAATGGATTTTCCAGCTCTAGAGAGTTTACAGTCTTGGCAAAGGGGGCCGAACGTGAACTTGCCAAATAACCCTATGGATTTGGCTGATTTGTTAGATAGTATAGATAATATTGGAAATCAACAATGA